CTCTCCACCATCCTCATATTTCTTAACCCATTGATAGACTTGTTGATAAGAAACATTATAAGTATTAGCTGCTTCTTGATAACCTTTTCCGTTCCCCAAGCAATCAAGTACAATTTGAATTCGTTCTTCCCAGGTCGTTTTTCTTCCCTTAGTCATAGAGCTCGTCCTTCCTTTCGACGTATCCTTTAAATCTCTATGACTATTATACTTGTTAATCCACTTTTGGAGGACACTTCTACTTGAGATTCCATATTTTCGAACAATCTCATATTGAGAGTGTTTCCCCGATAAATAATCCCTCACGGCTGCTTCTTTTAG
This genomic stretch from Desertibacillus haloalkaliphilus harbors:
- a CDS encoding helix-turn-helix domain-containing protein, encoding LKEAAVRDYLSGKHSQYEIVRKYGISSRSVLQKWINKYNSHRDLKDTSKGRTSSMTKGRKTTWEERIQIVLDCLGNGKGYQEAANTYNVSYQQVYQWVKKYEDGGEEALKDKRGKKKEEAELTSEQKFELQMKKLERENERLRAENLFLKKLEEIERRRK